A segment of the Pelecanus crispus isolate bPelCri1 chromosome Z, bPelCri1.pri, whole genome shotgun sequence genome:
ctgaAATGGAGCAACTGCTGCCATACACAAGCCATCTCCTCTTTGCTACAGCAGCACCATCTCAGTCCGGGAGAGCAGCAAAATAACATGAGAGATGCAGAAAGAagacaacaaaaggaaaacaaatcaagGCACGAATAATTAGACACACACACGccccttctcttttctttttattcccacccccccagtttTCTTTGCGCACCATTTCCCTACCCTCTGTATGGGGAAAGGACAGAAGATCTCAGAACTGAAACAGCCTCGTTAATGTGACCAGGAGGGCAGGTTCCCATCCTTTTTTCAGcatcagaaacagaagatgaTTAAGACAAAAAAGTTACAAGTTCTTGAGTTCCCAGAAAGTTCCCTGAAGTCATAGCTTGGTCATAAACCAGTGTAAATACAAAAAGTAGTAAGCAACTTTCTGTGTAGGTGTGTACAGACAACAGCTACCAGACCAGTAATGTTCCAGGAAGagtgagaagaaaatactgttaaCACACATATGccctttaaacaaaaatattagtgAGATGATctcacagaacaaaaagaaagaaatcaaagtgGGGGGGAAAAGTCATAAGCAGGCCCACAGAGGTTTGAAACAAGGCATGTACAGGAAAGGTGCTGTACGCTGAGTTGTAAGCCAGGGAGAAAACAGAGCTTTAaagaattttgcatttattctgGTCCATGTCTCCCCTTCTTGATTTGTTTCTCCCTCCAGCCTCCTGGCACTTGGAACTCACAGGTTCCCAGCAGCAAGCTGAGCAATTGCTCCATCTCGCAAGTAGACCCAAGAAGCTGAGAgatgcagtgctacaggcaaGAGGGCTATGTGACCCTCCTGGGACAGGCTTCCTCATGTTTATAAGTCTGCCCCAGACCATCACACTTGCAGAGTATTTTGGTTTCCTCCACTTGTATCCTCTGTCGAACAGAGCTGCATGTGACACTGGAGGAGGGGATACATTCAGGAGCCACAGGGACCTGCTGTGGATGTCTGAGAAGAAAGGAGCAGCTCATCTCAGAAAAGACAAGACATGTCAGGGATGCAGCGAGAAAAGGGACAGATCTGCCGAGTGGCTGGATGCCAGACCTACTCTCTGATTATGCTCTGATCCCCGGAGGCTGAGCCTACCGAAGCATCTGGGAATTATTTCTGCAGATTGACTGTAATTGGCACAGTTACTGGAAGCTGTTATTATGGAAAATGAGCATGTTGTTGTGCATACGCTTAATCATGGGAACCTACAAAAGGTGGAAGTAAAGTCTTGCTCCTTTAATCATATTATCAGAGTTTCCAAGCATTCTTCATCATGACAATAAAATAGACATCCGTGTCTATTGAAGCGCTGACTCCTGCATAGTAGTTCATGAATTCTTCTGTTGTGACCTGAGACAGAAGgatttaaaataggaaaattaacccttttttttaatgctataaGTCAAAACCACACATTGAGAAGAACTCTAAATGAAACTTAACAGCTGCTATTTTATGTTCTTGCTAGTTGAAAGGAATCCAACAGGAAGAATGAAGACACTGAAAATTTGTGTAAGTTCACTCCTTTGCTAGAAATAAGAGCTCTTGTCCTCCAGAAACACTTGGATGGAAATGAAATATGTGGAGTTAAACTAACCTTTCCaagaactgaaattaaaatccaTGCTGCCCAAGAAGACAaatgttttaatgcatttttttttcagggatgCTATAATCTGGTTCTTtgcattattattaataaaggTGGATGGGGTTTCTGGTGCAACCCAGAGACAAGCTAGGACCTTTATATCCCTTCACTAGAGAGAAAGTATCATTGTTCTAAACAGGTCTCACCTAAAGAAGCAAACATTCTTTCAAATACCTAAGAGTTTTTAATATCTTTCATGGGTATTTTGAGGTTGAATCAGTTCTAAAatgaccattaaaaaaaaaaagattagcaCATACAAAGAGTGCATGTTTCTTGTGATGCCTTAACTCTTGAACCCTATAGGTCATTCTTTGAATAAacatcacacagaaaaatatttgctcctACTGCATTGTGCAATTGACAGCCCAGTAAAATGTGACAATGTTCCTTCTATCAGGAACCGATTACAAGCTTCGCTGACTCTGCCTATTTCAGAAGCACCCAGCAAGACCAGGGTGAAGAGGACCTTTCTAGCAGATGCTTAGCCTTGAGGCATTTCTGCTAAAAACATTTTAGGTGTTCAGCTCATACCAGTGTCATCAGTAATCTCTGATTCACGCACACAGAAGTCACAGTCAGTTCCCAGAAGAAACTGCAATCGGGTGGGCTAACATCAGGATTGCTGAACAAGAGGAGGGTGCTCAGAGTAACTTTTCTGTAAGCTCAAACACTGCAGCATTTATGAGGTACAAGGCACTGCACTTGTCAAGGATCATTCTGGGGACTCATTTAATGTGTTCATGTATGACCTCAGCACAAAAAGCAGGAACATTTTGCTTCAGGTTTGCTAGACATCATCAGTTCTGCCGAGAAGGAAGGGGACAACTCACGCAATTGATACCTCTGAGGATGACACAACAGAAAAAGGGATGAAATTCAGCTCTACAAAGTGCAAAGTCATGCCCAGGGGAAACAAAAACCATCACCTCTCTACAAACTGAGAGTCTGCCTGttggaaacaaagcaagtgGAGGATTTGGGTGTAGGAGCCAGCCATTAGACAGGTAGGAGTCACCAGTGTAGCAGCCATGAAAACCCAGGTGCAACCTCAGAAGTGTGAAGTGTTAAACACATTCCACAAGGTGATGAAACCTTACCTagtttgtttttatgaaaagcTTGGACTGAAAATATCACCATGTGAACAACGCAGATCCATGATTTTTCTGAATTGGTCAGACACGTACGTTCAGACCAAAGAAGTCTGCAGACACGTAACAGGGGGAAACAAAGCACGCTTGGCTCAGAGACGGTTACAAAGTGGATGCATAAGAAGTCCATCGCAGAAGGTGGCCAGGCTTTGCACCTGCACCGGTGAGTCGAGGCGGAGGGCAGGAAggtctcccagccctgccccagctaGTGGCTCCTCAAGGCACATGGCTGGTGGCAGCCCCTCCAACCTCACCCTCCCTCCAACTCTCTCTGAATAATTCTATCTCTATTATGGACTGATTTCCAAGTCACGTATCTCATTAATTACACACACTGAAGAAGCGCTAACTGTAAAGTATCTCAAGTATTAGGGAACCTGCTTTTGAACTGAATCTGGGTATTCAGTCTCCTAAGAAGTCAAAAATCATCTATTTTATGTGGCTCTTGAAAATCGGCAGTCGTGTGGGTTAGTCCAAAGATATATTTAGGCTAACCTATGAAAGCAGAGCATTAAGGCTACAAGCCTGTAAATGTAGTCTCACGTTTACCCTTGTACCTCCTGCAGAGCGCCTTTGCCTCCGAATGCGTAAGCAAGCTGCGCCAGCAGTCCTACACAGGGGTTATGCATCTATTTACTGTCCCCCATAAATGTGATGCAAATGCGTATTTGGTACTGTGATCACTCTcgtatttaataatttaagtCAAACGCTGAGTCAGATGGTGATTTCATGGCTTGACATTAAGTGTTTCACTTACCTTCCCATCTTTGTCATAGGGTGAATCAAAATTATCCAGAAAGGCCCTAAAAACTTGATCTTCTGTCCAGTCTCCATTTTGGTATTTGGGATGATGCTTTGCATTATACACCCCCCGTAAGTCTTCAATTGTTATGACACCATCTCCAGTCTTATCTAACTTCCTAAACGCCTGCATGATGATCTCTTTTCTTGCATTCGACATGGGAGGCtataaagaaatattaacactataattttatttctgccaaCTACTTGCCCAATTCCAAATTCAAGTAGCTGCTGTTGTTAATAGTAAAGCTATTTCAATGCACTTGGGACAACAAACTGCTGACAGTCTACACTGCCTATGAGCTAGGAAGGGCAATATATCACCAAAAAAGCAGTGTGATCGAGACTATTCAATGCCTATCAATACAATAGTAAATGGACaataagagagaaaatgctACCTAGTACAATTTTCTATTCTacccattttaaatatttctaacaAGAAATTACTAATCACTCTAAGCACtaactattttctttctcaattgTTTAGACTTC
Coding sequences within it:
- the CAPSL gene encoding calcyphosin-like protein, whose product is MPGTARHDREMAIQAKRNLSKTTDPVERLRLQCLARGSAGIKGLSRVFRIMDDDNSRTLDFKEFVKGLNDYAMMIDKEEAQEIFRIFDKDGSGTIDFDEFLVTLRPPMSNARKEIIMQAFRKLDKTGDGVITIEDLRGVYNAKHHPKYQNGDWTEDQVFRAFLDNFDSPYDKDGKVTTEEFMNYYAGVSASIDTDVYFIVMMKNAWKL